The Streptomyces nitrosporeus genome includes a window with the following:
- a CDS encoding PucR family transcriptional regulator yields MPPTLASLVQHPALRLKVRAGADRLATPVRWAHASELADPVPYMEGGELLLITATSLDAEDPGTMRRYVRRLTGAQVAGLGFAVGVTYDEVPHALVEAAEEAGLPLLEVPRRTPFIAISKAVSAAIAADQYRAVTAGFEAQRELTRAALVGEGPAGVVTRLAAHVDGWAALYDTAGAVVAAAPEWAARRAAGLTADVRRLGDRAAPASAVVGGPEERVELQSLGTGRLTRGALAVGTAFALGTAERYAVHSAVALLTLTTARSRALQEAEQRLGAAVLQLLLAGQSDHARAVAGDLYGALLDAPFRLIIVESPDPEPLTDAMEAAAARSGETLLTVPEGDGDRVVVLAADGGAAVAACAAYARACEGRPTGERGDDDVAMAAGLSAPAGPIAASAAYKQAGQALSVARRRGSALVEHEELASGSVLPLLADDAVRAFADGMLRPLLEHDAKGRGDLVASLRAWLSRHGQWDAAAADLGVHRHTLRYRMRRVEEILGRSLDDPDVRMELWLALKATAATTHPA; encoded by the coding sequence ATGCCCCCCACTCTCGCCTCACTCGTCCAGCACCCGGCGCTCAGGCTCAAGGTCCGCGCGGGGGCGGACCGGCTGGCCACCCCGGTGCGCTGGGCACACGCCAGCGAGCTGGCCGACCCCGTCCCGTACATGGAGGGCGGCGAACTCCTGCTGATCACCGCGACCAGCCTGGACGCCGAGGACCCCGGGACGATGCGGCGCTACGTCCGCAGGCTGACCGGGGCCCAGGTCGCCGGACTGGGCTTCGCCGTCGGCGTCACCTACGACGAGGTCCCCCACGCCTTGGTCGAGGCCGCCGAGGAAGCCGGCCTCCCGCTCCTGGAGGTGCCCCGGCGCACCCCCTTCATCGCCATCAGCAAGGCGGTGTCCGCGGCGATCGCGGCCGATCAGTACCGGGCCGTCACCGCGGGTTTCGAGGCGCAGCGCGAGCTCACCCGGGCCGCCCTCGTCGGGGAGGGGCCGGCCGGAGTCGTCACCCGCCTCGCCGCGCACGTCGACGGCTGGGCCGCCCTGTACGACACGGCGGGCGCCGTCGTCGCCGCGGCCCCCGAGTGGGCGGCCCGGCGGGCGGCCGGGCTCACCGCCGACGTACGCCGCCTCGGGGACCGCGCCGCCCCGGCCAGCGCGGTGGTCGGCGGCCCGGAGGAGCGGGTGGAACTCCAGTCCCTGGGCACCGGCAGGCTCACCCGGGGAGCGCTCGCCGTCGGTACGGCCTTCGCCCTCGGCACGGCCGAGCGGTACGCCGTGCACTCCGCCGTCGCCCTGCTGACGCTCACCACCGCCCGCTCCCGCGCGCTCCAGGAGGCCGAGCAGAGGCTGGGGGCCGCGGTGCTGCAACTGCTGCTCGCGGGGCAGTCCGACCACGCGCGGGCTGTCGCGGGCGATCTCTACGGGGCCCTGCTGGACGCCCCCTTCCGGCTGATCATCGTGGAGTCGCCCGACCCCGAGCCGCTCACCGACGCCATGGAGGCCGCCGCGGCCCGCTCCGGCGAGACACTGCTGACGGTGCCGGAGGGCGACGGCGACCGGGTGGTGGTGCTGGCGGCGGACGGCGGCGCCGCGGTGGCCGCCTGCGCGGCGTACGCCCGCGCGTGTGAGGGGCGGCCGACGGGCGAGCGGGGCGACGACGACGTGGCCATGGCGGCGGGCCTGTCCGCCCCGGCCGGTCCGATAGCGGCCTCCGCCGCGTACAAGCAGGCCGGCCAGGCGCTGTCGGTGGCCCGCCGCCGGGGCAGCGCCCTGGTCGAACACGAGGAACTGGCCAGCGGCTCCGTGCTGCCGCTCCTCGCCGACGACGCCGTGCGCGCGTTCGCGGACGGGATGCTCCGCCCGCTGCTGGAGCACGACGCGAAGGGCCGCGGGGACCTGGTGGCGTCCCTGCGCGCCTGGCTCTCCCGGCACGGCCAGTGGGACGCCGCCGCAGCGGACCTGGGGGTCCACCGGCACACCCTGCGCTACCGGATGCGCCGGGTGGAGGAGATCCTGGGCCGCTCCCTGGACGACCCGGACGTGCGGATGGAACTCTGGCTCGCCCTGAAGGCCACGGCGGCCACCACGCACCCGGCTTGA
- a CDS encoding acyl-CoA dehydrogenase family protein — MSAPSDTPQAPRVTEREARQVAEAAREQDWHKPSFAKELFLGRFRLDLIHPHPVPGADDVRRGEAFLGRLRTFCETRVDGALIEREARIPDEVVAGLKELGALGMKIGTRYGGLGLTQVYYNRALALAGSASPAIGALLSAHQSIGVPQPLKMFGTQEQKDTFLPRLATTDISAFLLTEPDVGSDPARLAATAVPEGDDYVLDGVKLWTTNGVVADLLVVMARVPESEGHRGGITAFVVEADSPGITVEHRNAFMGLRGIENGVTRFHRVRVPAANRIGPEGAGLRIALTTLNTGRLSLPAMCVGVGKWSLKIAREWSAVREQWGRPVARHEAVGAKISFIAATTFALEAIVDLSSQMADESRNDIRIEAALAKLYGSEMGWLISDELVQIRGGRGFETADSLAARGERPVPAEQMLRDMRINRIFEGSTEIMHLLIAREAVDAHLKVAGDIIDPGKPLADKARAGANAAGFYARWLPGLVSGPGQLPSSYREFRIPGYPDLSAHLRYVERAARRLARSVFYGMSRWQGRMETKQGFLGRIVDIGAELFAMSAACVRAEHLRADGDHGREAYQLADVFCRQSRIRVEEIFGRLWTNTDDIDRRVVDGVLGGAYTWLEEGVVDPSGEGPWIADATPGPATGENVRRPFG; from the coding sequence ATGTCCGCCCCATCCGACACCCCCCAGGCCCCCCGGGTCACCGAGCGCGAAGCGCGGCAGGTGGCCGAGGCCGCCCGTGAACAGGACTGGCACAAGCCGTCCTTCGCCAAGGAACTCTTCCTCGGCCGCTTCCGGCTCGATCTGATCCACCCCCACCCGGTGCCCGGCGCCGACGACGTGCGCCGCGGCGAGGCGTTCCTCGGCCGGCTGCGCACGTTCTGCGAGACCCGGGTCGACGGAGCCCTCATCGAACGCGAGGCCAGGATCCCCGACGAGGTGGTGGCCGGGCTCAAGGAGCTCGGCGCCCTCGGCATGAAGATCGGGACGAGGTACGGCGGCCTCGGGCTCACCCAGGTCTACTACAACAGGGCCCTGGCGCTCGCCGGTTCGGCCAGCCCCGCGATCGGCGCGCTGCTCTCCGCGCACCAGTCGATCGGGGTGCCCCAGCCGCTGAAGATGTTCGGCACCCAGGAGCAGAAGGACACCTTCCTCCCGCGCCTGGCCACCACGGACATCTCGGCGTTCCTCCTCACCGAGCCCGACGTCGGCTCCGACCCCGCCCGGCTCGCGGCCACGGCCGTTCCCGAGGGGGACGACTACGTCCTGGACGGGGTGAAGCTCTGGACCACCAACGGTGTCGTCGCCGACCTGCTCGTCGTCATGGCCCGGGTCCCCGAGTCGGAGGGGCACCGGGGCGGGATCACCGCGTTCGTCGTCGAGGCGGACTCCCCGGGCATCACCGTGGAACACCGCAACGCCTTCATGGGGCTGCGCGGCATCGAGAACGGCGTCACCCGCTTCCACCGGGTGCGGGTCCCCGCGGCCAACCGGATCGGCCCCGAGGGCGCCGGGCTCAGGATCGCCCTCACCACCCTCAACACCGGCCGTCTCTCGCTGCCCGCCATGTGCGTCGGCGTCGGCAAGTGGTCGCTGAAGATCGCCCGCGAGTGGTCGGCGGTCCGCGAGCAGTGGGGCAGGCCCGTCGCCCGGCACGAGGCCGTCGGCGCGAAGATCTCCTTCATCGCCGCCACCACCTTCGCCCTGGAGGCGATCGTGGACCTCTCCTCCCAGATGGCCGACGAGAGCCGCAACGACATCCGCATCGAGGCGGCCCTCGCCAAGCTGTACGGCTCCGAGATGGGCTGGCTGATCTCCGACGAACTCGTCCAGATCCGCGGCGGACGCGGCTTCGAGACCGCCGACTCGCTCGCCGCCCGCGGCGAACGGCCCGTGCCCGCCGAGCAGATGCTCCGCGACATGCGCATCAACCGGATCTTCGAGGGCTCCACGGAGATCATGCACCTGCTGATCGCCCGGGAGGCCGTGGACGCCCACCTCAAGGTCGCCGGGGACATCATCGACCCCGGCAAACCGCTGGCCGACAAGGCGAGGGCGGGGGCGAACGCCGCCGGCTTCTACGCCCGCTGGCTCCCCGGACTGGTCAGCGGCCCGGGGCAACTCCCCAGCTCGTACCGAGAGTTCCGCATCCCCGGGTACCCCGACCTCTCCGCCCACCTGCGGTACGTCGAACGCGCCGCGCGCCGCCTGGCCCGGTCGGTCTTCTACGGCATGTCCCGCTGGCAGGGCCGGATGGAGACCAAGCAGGGCTTCCTGGGGCGCATCGTCGACATCGGGGCGGAACTCTTCGCGATGAGCGCCGCGTGCGTGCGGGCCGAGCACCTGCGCGCCGACGGCGACCACGGGCGCGAGGCCTACCAGCTCGCCGACGTCTTCTGCCGGCAGTCCCGCATCCGGGTGGAGGAGATCTTCGGCCGGCTGTGGACCAACACCGACGACATCGACCGGCGGGTGGTCGACGGCGTCCTCGGCGGCGCGTACACCTGGCTGGAGGAAGGGGTCGTGGACCCCAGCGGCGAAGGACCCTGGATCGCGGACGCCACCCCGGGCCCGGCCACCGGGGAGAACGTCCGCCGGCCCTTCGGCTGA
- a CDS encoding aldehyde dehydrogenase family protein: MTSTHAFWLAGRRATGEDAFDVTNPYDGRLVGTASVPSDAQVEEAVAAAHAVREEFAATPAHVRAAALDHVVRRLTERTEEIAQLISAENGKPVKWARGEVGRAVSVFRFAAEEARRFNGGDAQRLDTDAGGTGRLALTRRFPRGPVLGIAPFNFPLNLSAHKVAPAIAVGTPIILKPAPATPLSSLVLGELLAETGLPAGSWSVLTVPNDRMPALVQDERLPVISFTGSGPVGYSIMDSVPRKHCTLELGGNAAAVVLGDYASEQDLDWAATRIATFSNYQGGQSCISVQRVIADTAVYDRLVPKIVAAVEALVTGDPSDPATDVGPLVSEDAARRVGSWVEEAVAAGATLLTGGTRDGATYAPTVLTGLPATTKLACEEVFGPVLSVQRTDGEAEAFAAVNASEYGLQAGVFTHDLQTAFRAHRALEVGGVVIGDVPSYRADQMPYGGTKRSGVGREGVRYAMDDYTYERVLVLTGLAL, from the coding sequence ATGACCTCCACCCACGCCTTCTGGCTGGCCGGCCGCCGGGCCACCGGCGAGGACGCCTTCGACGTCACCAACCCCTACGACGGCCGCCTCGTCGGCACGGCCTCCGTACCGTCCGACGCCCAGGTGGAGGAGGCGGTCGCCGCCGCGCACGCCGTGCGCGAGGAGTTCGCCGCCACTCCGGCCCACGTCCGCGCCGCCGCGCTGGACCACGTCGTACGCCGTCTCACCGAGCGCACCGAGGAGATCGCCCAGCTGATCTCCGCCGAGAACGGCAAGCCCGTCAAGTGGGCCCGGGGCGAGGTCGGGCGGGCCGTGTCCGTCTTCCGGTTCGCCGCCGAGGAGGCCCGCCGCTTCAACGGCGGGGACGCCCAGCGGCTGGACACCGACGCCGGCGGCACCGGCCGCCTCGCGCTGACCCGGCGCTTCCCGCGCGGCCCTGTCCTCGGCATCGCGCCCTTCAACTTCCCGCTCAACCTCAGCGCCCACAAGGTCGCCCCGGCCATCGCCGTCGGCACGCCGATCATCCTCAAGCCGGCCCCGGCCACACCCCTCTCGTCGCTGGTCCTGGGCGAGCTGCTGGCCGAGACCGGCCTCCCGGCCGGTTCCTGGTCGGTCCTGACCGTGCCCAACGACCGCATGCCCGCCCTGGTCCAGGACGAGCGGCTGCCCGTCATCTCCTTCACCGGCTCCGGCCCGGTCGGCTACTCGATCATGGATTCGGTGCCGCGCAAGCACTGCACCCTGGAACTCGGCGGCAACGCCGCCGCCGTCGTCCTCGGCGACTACGCCTCCGAACAGGACCTGGACTGGGCCGCCACCCGCATCGCGACCTTCTCCAACTACCAGGGCGGCCAGTCCTGCATCTCGGTGCAGCGGGTCATCGCGGACACCGCGGTGTACGACCGGCTCGTCCCGAAGATCGTCGCCGCCGTCGAGGCCCTGGTCACCGGTGACCCCTCCGACCCGGCCACCGACGTCGGCCCGCTAGTCAGCGAGGACGCCGCCCGCCGGGTCGGATCCTGGGTCGAGGAGGCCGTCGCGGCGGGCGCCACGCTGCTCACCGGAGGCACGCGCGACGGGGCCACCTACGCCCCCACGGTCCTCACCGGCCTGCCCGCCACCACGAAGCTCGCCTGCGAAGAGGTCTTCGGCCCGGTGCTCTCCGTCCAGCGGACCGACGGCGAGGCCGAGGCGTTCGCCGCCGTCAACGCCTCCGAGTACGGCCTCCAGGCAGGTGTCTTCACCCACGACCTGCAGACCGCCTTCCGCGCCCACCGCGCCCTGGAGGTCGGCGGTGTGGTCATCGGCGACGTCCCGTCCTACCGCGCCGACCAGATGCCCTACGGCGGCACCAAACGGTCCGGGGTGGGCCGTGAAGGCGTGCGGTACGCCATGGACGACTACACCTACGAACGGGTCCTCGTCCTCACCGGCCTGGCCCTCTGA